Proteins from one Methanococcus maripaludis C5 genomic window:
- the rqcH gene encoding ribosome rescue protein RqcH codes for MKTEMTNVDISAAVSELQKVINGKLDKAFLVNNQDGKELILKVHIPEIGSREIAIGLGKYKYITITEYEREKPRNPHSFVMLLRKHLKNIKITSVAQHNFDRIVIFNFEWNELKYKLIIELFGDGNAILLDSEDKIILPLKIERWSTRKIVPKEIYKFPPQKDLDPKNLDYSLAKELFIEEFQKEENNDTEVVRIISRTFGLAGVYSEEICLISEIDKNLKNPKNEEIEKLFEGSKVFFNRVFNEIKPKSTLKNGEFVDISPIDLKMHENLKENEIKHYESFLTALDEYFSRFIMKKEIKQAESKLQKLVKKQERILKSQLETKEKYEKQSLSNHKRGDLIYANYSLVDEIVGTIKDAREKMDWNGIKKIIKENKTHPILSKIINVNEKNAELTLKLSADYGNGLIEDTVPVDLRKNAFENADIVYQKSKKFKHKVQGVIEALKISEKKLAELKDKEKLDSEILKEKEEKIKKKERKVLKWYEKLKWTVIGGYLIVAGKDATTNEMLIKRYVEKNDIVFHTLMEGAPFTIIRTEGSEEIPDENVLFEVAKFASSHSRAWKLGIGSADVYWVRPDQISKTAESGEYLKKGAFVIRGKRNFIRSAALELGIGMLTYDGKLRVTTAPESVAKETFEKCILLKPGKLKKSDLVKELLKEFSDFEIDDEDILRALPPGESEIKLK; via the coding sequence ATGAAAACAGAGATGACGAACGTTGATATCAGTGCCGCAGTATCAGAACTTCAAAAAGTAATCAACGGAAAATTAGACAAAGCCTTTTTAGTAAATAATCAGGATGGAAAGGAATTAATTTTAAAAGTGCATATTCCTGAAATCGGTTCAAGAGAGATTGCAATAGGTCTTGGAAAATATAAATACATAACAATTACAGAATACGAAAGAGAAAAACCGAGAAATCCCCATTCATTTGTAATGCTTCTTAGAAAACACTTGAAAAACATTAAAATAACGAGTGTTGCCCAGCATAACTTTGACAGGATTGTAATTTTCAATTTTGAATGGAACGAATTAAAATATAAACTAATTATCGAATTATTTGGCGATGGAAACGCGATACTCCTTGATAGCGAAGATAAAATAATTCTCCCGTTAAAAATTGAAAGGTGGAGTACGAGAAAAATCGTTCCAAAAGAAATTTACAAGTTCCCGCCTCAAAAGGACCTTGATCCAAAAAATTTAGATTATTCCCTTGCTAAAGAATTATTTATCGAAGAATTCCAAAAAGAAGAAAACAATGATACCGAAGTTGTAAGAATAATTTCAAGGACTTTTGGACTTGCAGGAGTTTATTCCGAAGAAATTTGCCTGATTTCAGAAATAGATAAAAATTTGAAAAATCCAAAAAATGAAGAAATCGAAAAACTTTTCGAAGGCTCGAAAGTATTTTTTAACAGGGTATTTAATGAAATAAAACCAAAATCTACACTTAAAAATGGAGAATTTGTAGATATTAGTCCAATTGATTTAAAAATGCATGAAAATCTAAAAGAAAATGAAATCAAACATTATGAAAGCTTTTTAACTGCACTTGATGAATATTTCTCAAGATTTATCATGAAAAAGGAGATTAAGCAGGCTGAATCAAAATTACAAAAACTCGTGAAAAAACAGGAGCGTATATTAAAAAGTCAGCTTGAAACTAAAGAAAAATACGAAAAACAATCCCTTTCGAACCATAAACGTGGAGATTTGATTTATGCAAATTATTCTCTCGTGGATGAAATTGTGGGCACAATTAAAGATGCTAGAGAAAAAATGGACTGGAATGGCATTAAAAAAATCATTAAAGAAAATAAAACCCATCCGATTTTAAGTAAAATAATAAACGTGAATGAGAAAAATGCAGAATTAACATTGAAACTATCTGCTGACTATGGAAATGGGCTTATTGAAGATACTGTGCCTGTAGATTTAAGAAAAAATGCTTTTGAAAATGCGGACATAGTTTACCAAAAATCAAAGAAATTTAAACATAAAGTTCAAGGAGTAATCGAAGCTTTAAAAATTTCTGAGAAAAAACTTGCTGAATTAAAAGATAAAGAAAAACTCGATTCAGAAATATTAAAAGAAAAAGAAGAAAAAATTAAGAAGAAGGAAAGAAAAGTACTGAAATGGTACGAAAAATTAAAATGGACGGTTATTGGCGGATATTTAATTGTTGCAGGAAAAGATGCAACTACTAACGAGATGCTGATAAAAAGATACGTTGAAAAAAACGATATAGTATTCCACACCCTCATGGAAGGGGCACCTTTTACAATAATTAGAACAGAAGGCTCTGAAGAAATACCTGATGAAAATGTACTCTTTGAAGTTGCAAAATTTGCATCGTCACATTCGAGAGCTTGGAAATTGGGGATTGGAAGTGCAGATGTTTACTGGGTTAGACCAGACCAGATTTCAAAAACCGCTGAAAGTGGAGAATACTTAAAAAAAGGAGCTTTTGTCATTCGTGGAAAAAGAAACTTCATAAGAAGTGCTGCACTCGAACTTGGAATTGGTATGTTAACTTACGATGGAAAATTAAGAGTAACTACTGCTCCTGAATCGGTTGCAAAAGAAACCTTTGAAAAATGTATCTTATTAAAACCTGGAAAATTGAAAAAGAGCGACCTTGTAAAAGAGCTTTTAAAAGAATTTAGTGACTTTGAGATTGACGATGAAGATATTTTAAGGGCACTTCCACCTGGAGAGAGTGAAATAAAACTGAAATAA
- a CDS encoding EMC3/TMCO1 family protein, whose protein sequence is MFESIYSVFYNALDAIFLPMVQTMQPAIFIFVTAFLVSFIINLATKILVNQDRMAELKDELQEFQVKAKKASKDPELMAELQKEQQKMMTMQMEMMKMSFKPMIYTWVPIIIIFAYLRHVYDFGGIYHTMMPAWDGAIVQLPVIISKIIFIGIWHWIGGIFYHGGFGVVSNTTLGWLGWYILCSMGTSMVLRKLMGIK, encoded by the coding sequence ATGTTTGAATCTATTTACTCCGTATTTTACAATGCATTGGATGCGATTTTTTTACCTATGGTACAAACGATGCAACCTGCAATTTTTATATTCGTAACCGCTTTTTTAGTATCGTTTATTATTAATTTAGCGACTAAAATCCTGGTAAATCAAGATAGGATGGCTGAATTGAAAGATGAACTTCAAGAATTTCAGGTAAAAGCGAAAAAAGCATCAAAAGATCCAGAATTAATGGCTGAACTCCAAAAAGAACAGCAAAAAATGATGACCATGCAAATGGAAATGATGAAAATGAGTTTCAAACCTATGATTTACACGTGGGTTCCAATCATCATCATATTCGCTTACTTAAGACATGTATATGACTTTGGCGGAATTTACCACACAATGATGCCAGCATGGGATGGAGCAATAGTCCAACTTCCAGTAATCATTTCAAAAATAATATTTATTGGAATCTGGCACTGGATTGGTGGAATATTCTACCACGGTGGCTTTGGTGTAGTTTCAAACACAACTCTCGGATGGCTTGGATGGTACATCTTGTGTTCAATGGGAACATCAATGGTACTTAGAAAGTTAATGGGAATAAAATAA
- a CDS encoding ABC transporter substrate-binding protein, producing MLKFKIPIILTAFLVLISGCLSNSESLEKETLVVGITPEIYPINYMNSGVHSGFEIEYITEIVNRMNMKPEFRVYEFMNLLNAVETDRVDCAISLITITPEREELVMFSKSYLNTTSVHVVDKNTGIETLDKCTVGVIKSTVQDECATKLKENYEFTLYKYRTTAELERAFDQGKVNAMIVDKLYFEYVLYPKNNNLTSIFECQNSENISIAVNNENTELLNDINNVITEMEEDGTYDNLKNK from the coding sequence ATGTTAAAATTCAAAATCCCCATAATTTTAACAGCTTTTTTAGTTTTAATTTCAGGATGTCTTTCAAATTCAGAATCTCTCGAAAAAGAAACACTGGTGGTTGGAATAACTCCTGAAATTTATCCAATAAACTACATGAATTCTGGAGTACACAGTGGATTTGAAATTGAATATATCACTGAAATTGTAAACAGAATGAATATGAAACCGGAATTTCGGGTTTACGAGTTTATGAACCTTTTAAACGCAGTAGAAACAGATCGTGTTGATTGTGCAATATCTTTAATTACAATAACTCCTGAAAGAGAGGAACTTGTAATGTTTTCAAAATCATATCTGAATACAACGAGTGTTCATGTTGTCGATAAAAATACGGGGATTGAAACTTTGGATAAATGCACTGTTGGAGTTATAAAAAGTACCGTACAGGATGAATGCGCAACAAAACTTAAGGAAAACTACGAATTTACACTTTATAAATACAGGACAACTGCAGAACTCGAACGGGCATTTGACCAAGGAAAAGTCAATGCAATGATTGTTGATAAATTGTACTTTGAATATGTACTTTATCCGAAAAATAACAATTTAACGAGCATTTTCGAATGTCAAAATAGTGAAAATATATCAATTGCAGTAAATAACGAAAATACTGAATTATTAAATGATATTAATAACGTAATAACTGAAATGGAAGAAGATGGAACTTACGATAATTTAAAAAACAAGTAG
- a CDS encoding OB-fold nucleic acid binding domain-containing protein — translation MNIDKLKQKILSKINQEELEKKVKEKIEENSGLLGEESAVMLVAQELGIEITYEDDEEEYDFTIKDIADGQKNVEVTGKIIEISPEKEFNRKDGSTGKIASITIGDNTGITRLTLWNDKTDLIEGLKKGDVVKIENAFSRKWNDKVELNSGSELSIDKLKKYDESRYPILKESYKISELMPNFSGTINAEVVAAYPKKEFNRKDGTKGQLKSLILKDDSGGIRGTLWNELADFEVKKGDIAEVSGYVKQGYSGLEISVDNIGIVEESVKEEKPVEKMNISELTSFDGEYVTISGNITNISGSREVQFSDRNAEVQDMYLNDGTGMVKIAFWGPNRNILNDLKEGDYLNVSNCKLRTYTDNTGEKRADLTYNYMSELKKDESASEKIVEKITAIGDILSGSADSSDVTVIGMVTNAYPVNEFSRSNGGTGKVRNIMLDDSTGSIRMALWDGDAETEISEGDVVKLIHGYAKESGEYMDLSTGRFGRIEVNPEGISIKSPRNYIADLEEGISTEISGTVVDYRKQDVILSLCPNCRKRVSLVDNKYTCEVCGEVTPNELLVSNLTLDDGTGVINCRIYGNNVEKITELSKDKLKEMNLDALSNVLGKDVLFYGTPSFRNDDLEFAVKRVNFADASKELEVLKQL, via the coding sequence ATGAATATTGACAAGTTAAAACAAAAAATACTATCTAAAATCAATCAGGAAGAACTGGAAAAAAAAGTAAAAGAAAAAATTGAAGAAAATTCGGGGCTTCTTGGGGAAGAAAGTGCAGTAATGCTTGTTGCACAGGAACTTGGAATAGAAATAACTTATGAGGATGATGAAGAGGAATACGATTTTACAATTAAAGATATTGCTGACGGGCAGAAAAATGTCGAAGTCACTGGAAAAATTATTGAAATTTCACCTGAAAAGGAATTTAATCGAAAAGATGGCTCAACTGGAAAAATTGCATCAATTACTATTGGCGACAATACGGGAATTACAAGACTTACGCTCTGGAACGACAAAACAGATCTTATCGAAGGCCTAAAAAAAGGAGATGTTGTAAAAATTGAAAATGCATTCAGCAGAAAATGGAATGACAAAGTTGAGTTAAACAGCGGTTCAGAACTTTCAATTGACAAACTTAAAAAGTACGATGAATCAAGATATCCCATTTTAAAAGAAAGTTATAAGATTTCAGAATTAATGCCTAATTTTTCTGGGACAATTAATGCAGAAGTTGTTGCAGCATACCCTAAAAAGGAATTTAATCGAAAAGATGGAACGAAAGGCCAGCTAAAATCATTGATATTAAAAGATGACAGTGGGGGCATAAGGGGAACTCTCTGGAACGAACTTGCAGATTTTGAAGTTAAAAAAGGAGATATTGCAGAAGTAAGCGGATATGTAAAACAGGGATATTCGGGACTTGAAATTTCCGTTGATAATATTGGAATAGTTGAAGAATCTGTCAAGGAAGAAAAACCTGTCGAAAAAATGAATATTTCGGAACTTACAAGTTTTGATGGAGAATATGTAACAATCTCTGGAAATATTACTAACATTTCTGGATCCAGAGAAGTTCAGTTTAGTGACAGGAATGCAGAAGTTCAGGATATGTATCTAAACGATGGAACTGGAATGGTAAAAATTGCATTTTGGGGCCCAAATAGAAATATTCTCAATGATTTAAAAGAAGGAGATTATTTAAACGTTTCAAATTGTAAATTAAGAACATATACTGACAATACTGGCGAAAAAAGAGCTGATTTAACTTACAACTATATGTCAGAACTTAAAAAAGACGAAAGCGCAAGCGAAAAAATAGTTGAAAAAATAACTGCTATTGGAGATATCTTAAGCGGAAGCGCAGATAGCTCCGATGTAACTGTTATTGGAATGGTTACAAATGCGTATCCTGTAAACGAGTTTTCGAGAAGTAATGGTGGAACCGGAAAAGTTAGAAATATTATGTTGGATGACAGTACTGGAAGCATAAGGATGGCTCTGTGGGATGGCGATGCAGAAACCGAAATTTCAGAAGGTGATGTTGTAAAATTAATACATGGATACGCTAAAGAAAGTGGCGAATACATGGATTTGTCAACCGGAAGGTTTGGTAGAATCGAAGTAAATCCTGAAGGAATTTCAATAAAATCTCCAAGAAATTATATTGCTGACCTTGAAGAAGGTATTTCAACTGAAATTAGCGGAACTGTTGTGGATTACCGAAAACAAGATGTAATTCTTAGTTTATGTCCAAACTGTAGAAAAAGAGTTAGTTTAGTTGATAATAAATATACCTGTGAAGTTTGTGGTGAAGTTACACCAAACGAACTTTTAGTTTCAAATTTAACGCTTGACGATGGAACTGGAGTTATTAACTGTAGAATATATGGAAACAACGTTGAAAAAATAACTGAACTTTCAAAAGACAAATTAAAAGAAATGAATTTAGATGCTCTTTCAAATGTACTCGGAAAAGACGTTTTATTCTATGGAACACCTTCATTTAGAAATGATGACTTAGAATTTGCAGTAAAAAGAGTTAATTTTGCAGATGCATCAAAAGAATTGGAAGTTTTAAAACAACTCTAA
- a CDS encoding adenylate kinase, translated as MKNKVVVVTGVPGVGGTTVTQKAMDILSEEGLTYKMVNFGSAMFDVANEEGIASDRDQMRKLDPETQKRIQKMAGRKIAEMAKESPVAVDTHSTVKTPKGYLPGLPAWVLTELNPDIVIVVETDGDEILMRRLSDESRKRDLETTASIEEHQFMNRAAAMSYGVLTGATVKIVKNKNGLVDNAVEELISVLR; from the coding sequence ATGAAAAACAAGGTTGTTGTAGTAACTGGAGTACCGGGCGTTGGCGGTACAACTGTAACACAAAAAGCAATGGATATTTTATCAGAAGAAGGTTTAACTTACAAAATGGTTAACTTTGGAAGTGCAATGTTTGATGTTGCAAATGAAGAAGGAATTGCTTCCGATAGGGACCAAATGAGAAAATTAGACCCGGAAACTCAAAAAAGAATCCAGAAAATGGCGGGAAGAAAAATTGCTGAAATGGCAAAAGAATCTCCTGTCGCAGTAGATACGCACAGCACAGTAAAAACACCTAAAGGATACTTACCAGGACTTCCAGCATGGGTTTTAACTGAATTAAATCCAGACATTGTAATTGTTGTTGAAACAGACGGTGACGAAATCTTAATGAGAAGATTAAGTGACGAGTCAAGGAAAAGAGATCTCGAAACAACTGCGAGCATTGAAGAACACCAATTCATGAACAGGGCAGCTGCAATGAGCTACGGTGTTTTAACCGGTGCAACTGTAAAAATCGTTAAAAACAAAAACGGCCTTGTTGACAACGCAGTTGAAGAATTAATTTCAGTTTTAAGATAA
- the tmk gene encoding dTMP kinase, which yields MNKFIVFEGIDGCGKTTQAKLIAEKLNAKFTFEPTDGKIGKSIREILSGSQCQKETLALLFAADRVEHVFNIEEDLKKSHVVSDRYVYSSIIYQISQGISKDFIYTINDYAKTPDLVVLLDVDLNEALKRMESREKEIFEKIEIQKKIKEGYYNLINSEDKKFMPKYGFIIVNTTSKSIHQVFDEILNAIIDKIPDIIQ from the coding sequence ATGAACAAATTTATCGTTTTTGAAGGAATCGATGGCTGTGGAAAAACCACGCAAGCTAAACTCATCGCTGAAAAATTAAATGCAAAATTTACATTTGAACCAACTGACGGAAAAATTGGAAAGTCGATCCGTGAAATATTATCGGGTTCACAATGCCAGAAAGAAACTCTTGCATTACTTTTTGCCGCAGATAGAGTTGAACATGTTTTTAATATTGAGGAAGATTTAAAAAAATCCCACGTGGTTTCAGATAGATACGTTTATTCTTCAATTATATACCAAATATCCCAAGGAATTTCAAAAGACTTCATTTATACGATCAATGATTATGCAAAAACTCCAGACCTTGTGGTTTTGCTCGATGTTGATTTAAATGAAGCTTTAAAGAGGATGGAATCTAGAGAAAAGGAAATATTTGAAAAAATAGAAATTCAGAAAAAAATAAAGGAAGGATACTACAATCTCATAAATTCAGAAGATAAAAAATTCATGCCAAAATATGGATTTATTATTGTTAACACAACTTCAAAATCGATACACCAAGTTTTTGATGAAATTTTAAACGCGATTATCGATAAAATTCCAGATATTATTCAATAA
- a CDS encoding NfeD family protein yields MELGYITIIIGMGLIVLEAFLPGLNFPVAGVAVLIYGIFLLYAPEFALPSAILAGLITAYIMKRFVYKTGLNVKIGAENLIGEHGDLVDEIGENNYGHVIIHGEKWQAKSEIPIKKGSKVIVTGIEGVSLLIEELSE; encoded by the coding sequence ATGGAATTAGGTTATATAACAATTATAATCGGTATGGGATTAATCGTCCTTGAGGCATTTCTTCCAGGACTCAATTTTCCTGTAGCGGGTGTTGCAGTGCTTATATATGGTATATTCTTACTTTATGCGCCAGAATTTGCACTTCCATCAGCAATACTTGCAGGATTGATCACCGCATACATCATGAAAAGATTTGTTTACAAAACAGGTTTAAATGTAAAAATCGGTGCTGAAAACTTAATTGGTGAACATGGTGACCTTGTTGACGAAATTGGTGAAAATAATTACGGCCACGTCATAATTCATGGGGAAAAATGGCAGGCAAAATCTGAAATACCAATAAAAAAAGGTTCAAAAGTAATTGTTACGGGAATTGAAGGAGTATCTTTACTCATTGAAGAATTATCTGAATAA
- a CDS encoding HEAT repeat domain-containing protein — translation MNIKRIVSDLKKESWYTKLDAVNRLGNITYETQDDADYVLKNLLIELESPKTVMQARTLWAINNIIKQHPQLTYKIIPHLLRLSNCENNAIKEISNELLSKPLIKYAVARYSTLLSKSMHSEEYYEKLGAIVNIWKMAPVDPELIDTLLPELIESITDKSHLKIGIFSWILMESEDNETIDEIVDLINKVYLHLDFNAQYPPSYIKKLINNPDRVMKLVGTSLIEKNPENINNEIMEDLLKLFTSPNTDRYVKARMFYTIGSLSENKPYLKNILLHEANKIINNEKDWLLIFSALVGFYCIREKITNSELLNHSNPLIRAIAIQLIDSRSSEQILSCFSDSHITTYLSVIDRLIKSDISDDVKLKFLNEISNPDNYPYVTENIDENSATRLKDSVGDIVHSWDSEHWISKINLMNDLGNLAKNNPEYIDNSIELIIKSMEDHYGMVRAQGLWIVRAILHNSEDPFHILESLDGHLEPLLKINDPNVFVRLNYVLILRSFSQYLKGIEGCEDKLSELAGYLLYIALNDTTKIVSEVAKLILKYDFDTELNKKDITLDNFENYLEAFPYSAVGIIKYLLRKNQGSEKVVSMLVDRCRKYYSYGCDIFCILYGIDINVSSEEVYENLKGYTTYINEESQNSIKMLIKMHLTENNWKVRMEGISILEKLSILNLEFIEYFLTDLIDIALFDKIFEIREHAGELLKKINYGGPEINKEISLNYFFKKSDELMEIIKNGGSGIDEAFYTLSVRKKEIDNIENLMTVVSKFKNDENWHRRVYAYKILENLLEYPRADHYHYEIINWCLECTEDPNPIISKIAKDILEKLGRTVQPSSQKTAYDRIRRIENLLESGDWTVKVEALQSVRDFINEGHYGYLDIVMEKLDDPHWKVKNAALGILADIDPDLIKPAIPKIISLLNDGDESVILKTLLTLKKFGQKDSKLLEKVMPILEKLENYGTWSIKEEIMRLKLSYYNKLRQKH, via the coding sequence ATGAACATTAAAAGAATTGTATCTGACCTTAAAAAAGAAAGCTGGTATACAAAATTGGATGCCGTAAATAGGTTAGGAAACATTACTTACGAAACACAGGATGATGCGGACTACGTACTTAAAAATTTACTCATTGAATTAGAATCTCCAAAAACTGTGATGCAGGCACGAACTCTTTGGGCAATAAATAATATCATAAAACAACATCCCCAATTAACTTACAAAATAATACCTCATCTTTTAAGACTTTCAAATTGCGAAAATAATGCAATTAAGGAAATTTCAAATGAACTTTTGAGTAAACCTTTAATAAAATATGCAGTTGCAAGATACAGTACCCTACTTTCGAAAAGCATGCATTCAGAAGAATATTATGAAAAATTAGGGGCTATTGTAAATATATGGAAAATGGCACCTGTTGATCCCGAACTAATCGACACATTACTTCCGGAATTGATTGAATCAATTACCGACAAAAGTCATCTGAAGATAGGCATATTCTCATGGATACTAATGGAATCTGAAGATAATGAAACAATTGATGAAATTGTGGATTTAATAAATAAAGTATATTTACATCTTGATTTTAACGCTCAGTACCCCCCAAGTTACATTAAAAAACTAATAAATAATCCCGACAGGGTTATGAAATTAGTTGGAACTTCATTGATTGAAAAAAATCCTGAAAACATTAATAACGAGATAATGGAAGATTTATTAAAACTGTTTACATCCCCAAACACGGACCGTTATGTGAAGGCCAGAATGTTTTATACTATCGGGTCACTTTCAGAAAATAAGCCATATTTAAAAAATATACTTTTACATGAAGCAAACAAGATAATTAATAATGAAAAAGACTGGCTTTTGATTTTTTCTGCGTTGGTTGGTTTTTACTGTATTAGAGAAAAAATAACAAATTCAGAATTATTAAATCATTCAAACCCTTTGATTCGTGCAATTGCAATTCAATTGATAGATTCGAGAAGTTCTGAACAGATATTATCCTGCTTTAGTGACAGCCATATTACAACGTATCTTTCGGTTATTGATCGACTTATAAAATCAGATATTTCAGACGATGTAAAATTGAAATTTTTAAACGAAATCAGTAATCCCGATAATTACCCCTACGTAACCGAAAATATTGATGAAAATTCAGCCACTAGATTAAAAGATAGTGTCGGCGACATTGTGCATTCGTGGGACTCTGAACATTGGATTTCTAAAATTAACTTAATGAATGACCTTGGAAATCTAGCAAAAAATAATCCTGAATATATCGATAATTCCATTGAACTTATAATAAAATCCATGGAAGACCATTATGGAATGGTTCGTGCACAGGGGCTATGGATCGTTAGGGCAATACTACACAACAGCGAAGACCCATTCCATATTTTAGAATCGTTGGATGGCCATCTGGAACCGTTATTAAAAATAAACGATCCAAACGTCTTTGTAAGGTTAAATTACGTATTGATACTTAGAAGTTTTTCACAATATTTAAAAGGAATCGAAGGTTGTGAAGATAAACTTTCAGAACTTGCAGGTTACCTATTGTACATTGCGTTGAATGATACTACAAAAATAGTTTCTGAAGTTGCGAAATTAATATTAAAATATGATTTTGATACTGAATTAAATAAAAAAGATATTACATTGGACAATTTTGAAAACTACTTAGAAGCATTCCCATATTCTGCAGTTGGAATTATAAAATACCTCTTAAGAAAAAATCAGGGCAGTGAAAAAGTTGTTTCAATGCTCGTTGACCGTTGTAGGAAATACTACAGTTACGGTTGCGATATATTTTGCATTCTTTATGGAATCGATATTAATGTATCTTCCGAAGAAGTTTATGAAAACTTAAAGGGGTACACAACATACATCAATGAAGAAAGTCAGAATTCAATAAAAATGCTTATAAAAATGCATTTAACCGAAAATAACTGGAAAGTTAGAATGGAAGGGATTTCAATCCTTGAAAAATTATCCATACTTAATCTCGAATTTATAGAGTATTTCTTAACAGATTTAATTGATATTGCATTATTTGATAAAATATTTGAGATAAGGGAACATGCTGGAGAATTACTTAAAAAGATTAATTATGGGGGCCCTGAAATCAATAAAGAAATTTCTTTAAATTACTTCTTCAAAAAAAGTGATGAATTAATGGAAATTATAAAAAATGGAGGATCAGGAATTGATGAAGCATTCTATACGCTCAGTGTTCGGAAAAAAGAAATAGATAATATTGAAAACTTAATGACAGTTGTTTCAAAATTCAAAAATGATGAAAATTGGCATAGACGGGTTTATGCATACAAAATACTTGAAAATCTTCTTGAATATCCAAGAGCAGATCATTACCATTATGAAATCATAAACTGGTGTCTTGAGTGTACTGAAGATCCAAATCCGATAATATCCAAAATAGCAAAAGACATCTTGGAAAAACTTGGACGTACTGTACAGCCATCATCCCAAAAAACTGCGTATGATAGAATTAGACGTATTGAAAATCTTCTCGAAAGTGGAGATTGGACTGTAAAAGTAGAAGCACTTCAGTCAGTCCGAGATTTTATCAACGAAGGTCATTACGGGTATTTAGATATCGTAATGGAAAAATTAGATGATCCCCACTGGAAAGTTAAAAATGCGGCGTTGGGAATTTTAGCAGATATTGATCCAGATTTAATAAAACCTGCGATTCCAAAAATTATCAGCCTTTTAAATGATGGAGATGAATCCGTAATTTTAAAAACATTACTTACTCTGAAAAAATTCGGTCAAAAGGATAGTAAATTACTTGAAAAAGTCATGCCGATACTTGAAAAACTTGAAAATTACGGTACTTGGAGCATAAAAGAAGAAATAATGAGATTAAAATTATCATACTATAATAAATTAAGACAAAAACACTAA